Proteins from one Thermogemmatispora onikobensis genomic window:
- the minE gene encoding cell division topological specificity factor MinE produces the protein MSMLDFMASRKRPRPGELAKERLKVVLVQDRVKVNPELLEQIKADLLRVISERLEVDEQHVEITMTREDRWDKLQAAVPIKRQKITFEWDPPYYGPSAEGLEGPLQVEIEREEPPS, from the coding sequence ATGAGTATGCTTGATTTTATGGCCAGTCGCAAGCGGCCCAGGCCCGGCGAGCTGGCGAAGGAACGCCTGAAGGTGGTCCTGGTCCAGGACCGGGTGAAGGTCAACCCGGAGCTGCTGGAGCAGATCAAAGCCGATCTGCTGCGGGTGATCTCCGAACGCCTGGAGGTCGATGAGCAGCATGTGGAAATTACGATGACCCGTGAAGATCGCTGGGATAAGCTGCAGGCCGCTGTCCCGATCAAGCGTCAGAAGATTACGTTTGAGTGGGACCCACCCTACTATGGACCTTCTGCTGAGGGGCTGGAGGGACCGCTCCAGGTGGAGATTGAGCGTGAGGAGCCGCCATCTTAG